The proteins below come from a single Triticum aestivum cultivar Chinese Spring chromosome 5D, IWGSC CS RefSeq v2.1, whole genome shotgun sequence genomic window:
- the LOC123119703 gene encoding ubiquitin-related modifier 1 homolog codes for MHLTLEFGGGLELLLEKSTKVHKVDVQPRDGEDKATMKGLLSWVKSNLVKERPEMFIKDDSVRPGVLVLINDCDWELCGGLDAELEDKDVVVFISTLHGG; via the exons ATGCATCTCACTCTTGAATTCGG GGGCGGTTTGGAGCTTCTCCTAGAGAAATCCACCAAGGTACACAAGGTGGATGTCCAGCCCAGGGACGGTGAAGACAAG GCCACTATGAAGGGATTGCTCTCTTGGGTGAAGTCCAATTTGGTCAAGGAGCGGCCGGAGATGTTCATCAAGGATGACTCTGT GAGGCCTGGGGTTCTTGTCCTTATAAATGACTGCGACTGGGAGTTGTGTGGTGGCCTTGATGCAGAGTTGGAAGATAAGGACGTGGTTGTCTTCATCTCCACACTGCACGGTGGTTAG
- the LOC123119704 gene encoding osmotin-like protein: MAGMVERLVIGTLLAATFLAAPAAGTTLTLHNLCPYPVWPLVTPNTGFPSICGNDIRLEGNGHGLVSFPFPPTFWSGQLVARTGCASPSPSRCETGSARPAGVVQLTVHSAEGAPRPDLAVYSVSLVGGFNVPVVVSPQAIGGDGPCPALGCAADLNAGCPPAQRVVGAGGRAVACYGLPGYFKQRCPLTRTTPVDREPVEQHCYAPGELKVVFCQPAMVDAAQPDVVVAEN; this comes from the coding sequence ATGGCTGGCATGGTAGAGCGCCTCGTGATCGGCACCCTGCTGGCCGCCACCTTCCTGGCGGCACCGGCGGCAGGCACCACACTGACCCTGCACAACCTGTGCCCGTACCCCGTGTGGCCGCTGGTGACCCCGAACACGGGCTTCCCCTCCATCTGCGGCAACGACATCCGCCTCGAGGGCAACGGCCACGGGCTCGTCTCCTTCCCCTTCCCGCCGACCTTCTGGTCCGGGCAGCTGGTGGCGCGCACCGGCtgcgcgtcgccgtcgccgtcgcggtGCGAGACGGGGAGCGCGCGGCCCGCGGGCGTGGTGCAGCTGACCGTGCACTCGGCCGAGGGCGCGCCGCGGCCGGACCTGGCGGTGTACAGCGTGAGCCTGGTGGGCGGGTTCAACGTGCCGGTGGTGGTGAGCCCGCAGGCCATCGGCGGCGACGGGCCCTGCCCGGCCCTGGGGTGCGCGGCGGACCTGAACGCCGGGTGCCCGCCGGCGCAGCGCGTGGTGGGCGCGGGCGGCCGCGCGGTCGCGTGCTATGGGCTACCTGGCTACTTCAAGCAGCGGTGCCCGCTGACGCGGACGACGCCGGTCGACAGGGAGCCCGTGGAGCAGCACTGCTACGCGCCCGGCGAGCTCAAGGTCGTCTTCTGCCAGCCCGCAATGGTCGACGCCGCACAGCCGGATGTCGTCGTCGCCGAGAACTAG